tgataagagctattgataagagctattgataagagctactgataagagctattgataagagctattgataagagctactgataagagctattgataagagctactgataagagctattgataagagctaggtacATGAGTAATCCGTCTGATTGTGGCAATTTTCTGAATGAATTAAACCACTGTTTTCGTAATTTGGTGCGTaaaggctctccaaccctgtttttTAATGATTCATAAATACTTTCCTAAACCTAAATTATTTACTAAATCATATTATTTTTAAGtctaccaattggtgctgaaaaggaGACAAATATGCATACATTGAGATGGCTATCTTTAACTGATCCCCAATATTCTGAACCTGTTTAATCTATGTAGTCTAGTGAGTCTGTAGACAAAAATCTAATTTGAAGGTGCACCGTTTTTAAAGGAAGActtaagataaatgtactgaaaacccaATTGAATGAGAGCGTGCAAGGTAGCCACACCTGCAGAGCGTGTTATGTAACTGAATAAGGTAAGTCTGAACACCAAATACTGAGAGAAGTGTGGAGGACAGGCGTGGGCAGGAGAGGCATGGGCAGGAGAGGCGTGGGCAGGAGAGGCGTGGGCAGGAGAGGCGTGGGCAGGAGAGGCGTGGGTAGGACAGGTGTGGGCAGGAGAGGCGTGGGCAGGAGAGGCGTGGGCAGGAGAGGCGTGGGTAGGACAGGTGTGGGCAGGAGAGGCGTGGGCAGGAGAGGCGTGGGTAGGACAGGTGTGGGCAGGAGAGGCGTGGGCAGGAGAGGCGTGGGCAGGAGAGGCGTGGGCAGGAGAGGCGTGGGTAGGACAGGTGTGGGCAGGAGAGGCGTGGGCAGGAGAGGCGTGGGCAGGAGAGGCGTGGGTAGGACAGGTGTGGGCAGGAGAGGCGTGGGTAGGACAGGCGTGGGCAGGAGAGGCGTGGGCAGGAGAGGCGTGGGCAGGAGGCGGGCAGGAGAGGCGTGGGTAGGACAGGTGTGGGCAGGAGAGGCGGTAGGACAGGCGGGGTAGGACAGGTGTGGGCAGGAGAGGCGTGGGTAGGACAGGCGTGGGCAGGAGAGGCATGGGCAGGAGAGGCGTGGGTAGGACAGGCGTGGGTAGGACAGGTGTGGGCAGGAGAGGCGTGGGTAGGACAGGCGTGGGTAGGACAGGTGTGGGCAGGAGAGGTGTGGGTAGGACAGGTGTGGGCAGGAGAGGCGTGGGTAGGACAGGCGTGGGTAGGACAGGCGTGGGCAGGAGAGGCGTGTGTAGGACAGGCGTGGGTAGGACAGGTGAGCGGAGGACAGGCGTGGGCAGGAGAGGCGTGGGCAGGAGAGGCATGGGCAGGACAGGCGTGGGCAGGAGAGGCGTGGGCAGGAGAGGCGTGGGCAGGAGAGGCGTGGGCAGGAGAGGCATGGGCAGGAGAGGCGTGGGTAGGAGAGGCGTGGGTAGGACAGGCGTGGGTAGGACAGGTGAGCGGAGGACAGGCGTGGGCAGGAGAGGCGTGGGCAGGAGAGGCGTGGGTAGGACAGGCGTGGGCAGGAGAGGCGTGGGTAGGACAGGCGTGGGTAGGACAGGCGTGGGCAGGACAGGCGTGGGCAGGAGAGGCGTGGGCAGGAGAGGCGTGGGCAGGAGAGGCATGGGCAGGAGAGGCGTGGGTAGGACAGGCGTGGGCAGGGAGGCGTGGGCAGGAGGCGTGGGCAGGAGAGGCATGGGCAGGGAGGCGTGGGTAGGACAGGCGTGGGCAGGAGGCGTGGGCAGGGAGGCGTGGGCAGGAGAGGCGTGGGTAGGACAGGTGTGGGCAGGAGAGGCGTGGGTAGGACAGGCGTGGGCAGGAGAGGCGTGGGCAGGAGAGGCGTGGGCAGGAGAGGCGTGGGTAGGACAGGCGTGGGTAGGACAGGTGAGCGGAGGACAGGCGTGGGCAGGAGAGGCGTGGGCAGGAGAGGCGTGGGTAGGACAGGCGTGGGCAGGAGAGGCGTGGGTAGGACAGGCGTGGGCAGGAGAGGCGTGGGCAGGAGAGGCGTGGGCAGGAGAGGCATGGGCAGGAGAGGCGTGGGTAGGACAGGCGTGGGCAGGACAGGCGTGGGCAGGAGAGGCGTGGGCAGGAGAGGCGTGGGCAGGAGAGGCATGGGCAGGAGAGGCGTGGGTAGGAGAGGCGTGGGCAGGAGAGGCGTGGGCAGGAGAGGCGTGGGTAGGACAGGTGTGGGCAGGAGAGGCGTGGGTAGGACAGGCGTGGGTAGGACAGGCGTGGGCAGGAGAGGCGTGTGTAGGACAGGCGTGGGTAGGACAGGTGAGCGGAGGACAGGCGTGGGCAGGAGAGGCGTGGGCAGGAGAGGCGTGGGCAGGACAGGTGAGCGGAGGACAGGCGTGGGCAGGAGAGGCGTGGGCAGGAGAGGCGTGGGCAGGAGAGGCGTGGGTCGGACAGGTGAGCGGAGGACAGGCGTGGGCAGGAGAGGTGAGCGGAGGACAGGCGTGGGTAGGACAGGTGAGCGGAGGACAGGCGTGGGCAGGAGAGGCGTGGGTAGGACAGGCGTGCGTAGGACAGGTGAGCGGAGGACAGGCGTGGGCAGGAGAGGCGTGCGTAGGACAGGCGTGCGTAGGACAGGTGAGCGGAAGACAGGCGTGGGTCGGACAAGCGAGCGGAGGACAGGCGTGCGTGGGACAGGTGTAGGTAGGACAAGTGTAGATAGGACAGGTCTGGGTAGGACAGGCATTAGTAGGACAAGTGTGGGTAGGACAGGCCTGGGCAGGACAGGCGAGCGGAGGACAGGCGTGGGTAGGAGAGGCGTGGGTAGGACAGGCGTGGGCAGGACAGGCGAGCGGAGGACAGGCGTGGGTAGGAGAGGCGTGGGTAGGACAGGCGTGGGTAGGACAGGCGTGGGTAGGACAGGCGTGGGTAGGACAGATGTGGGTAGGACAGGCGTGGGTAGGACAGGCGTGGGTAGGACAGGCGTGGGTAGGACAGGCGAGGGGAGGACAGGCGTGGGTAGGACAGGCGAGCGGAGGACAGGCGTGGGTAGGACAGGCATGggtaggacaggtgtgtgtaggaCAGGCATGGGTAGGACAGGCGTGGGTAGGACAGGTGTGGGTAGGACAGGCGTGGGTAGGACAGGTGTGGGTAGGACAAATGTCGGTAGGACAGGCGTGGGTAGGACAGATGTCGGTAGGACAGGTGTACCATTTGCTAAGTCTGAATCGGCCCTTTTCATCACAGTAATCGCTGCCTTGCAAAAGAAGCAGAAAGCACCTGATGTGCTGAAAATGTCATCGAAGAGTTGTCCTTTTCTGCACTCTAGGCTACGATAGGCTGGCATGTGTTCTTCATGGCATAAAAACTACAGTAAGTGAGAAGCCATAGAGCATGAACATGGTATTATTATTAAAGGAAGTATTACCCAATTAGCAAAGAAGATTAGACATCTTAATAGACTGTGACAGGTTCTGTTGAACCCTGAGTTTATCACACGACACAGACCACACAGGTCAAAGGCTTATGAGGATTATGTAGTAATgttgtaacagacatataccttACATGGAACCCGACATAAGTTACCTAAAGAACAGACATTGCATTCAGTGTCTCTTCTCCTGTGCGGCTTGAGGCCTGCAGAAAGTGTATATTTACAGAGCTGTTCCCTGACTGTCAATCAGCCAGTGAAATATAACACAGAACGTAGAGAATTCAGTCCCAGGGACCACTAACACACTGGCCACAAACACTGCCCTTATTGAGTTATACAGGACGAGAAGAAATCTAAGGCTGCGTTTCAAATGGAAAGATATTACCTACATAGtccgctacttttgaccagagcccataggcaCCCGTAGGATGGGTAacgctgttatgcaggtgaatgaggacccaaaagcgacttggcgaaaacagagtctttaatccagtaaagtaaaaatacaatcaaataaaacaatttccactcgtaatgacgagaaccgactggagacttgatcttgaactgcaggttgcctcgggaaggcacttgaacttagcagactcagacacctgctcaccacgcagcatctgagggaaacacgacacgacagggcgatacacaaacacagcacggtgaacaatagacaaggatccgatagggcaggaacggaaaacaaggagagaaatagggactctaatcaaggaaaagaatagggaacaggtgtgggaagactaaatgattgattaggggaataggaac
This is a stretch of genomic DNA from Oncorhynchus gorbuscha isolate QuinsamMale2020 ecotype Even-year unplaced genomic scaffold, OgorEven_v1.0 Un_scaffold_6377, whole genome shotgun sequence. It encodes these proteins:
- the LOC124019058 gene encoding adhesive plaque matrix protein-like, whose protein sequence is MVHLSYRHLSYPRLSYRHLSYPHLSYPRLSYPHLSYPRLSYPCLSYTHLSYPCLSYPRLSSARLSYPRLSSPRLSYPRLSYPRLSYPRLSYPHLSYPRLSYPRLSYPRLSYPRLSYPRLSSARLSCPRLSYPRLSYPRLSSARLSCPDLSYLHLSYLHLSHARLSSARLSDPRLSSAHLSYARLSYARLSCPRLSSAHLSYARLSYPRLSCPRLSSAHLSYPRLSSAHLSCPRLSSAHLSDPRLSCPRLSCPRLSCPRLSSAHLSCPRLSCPRLSCPRLSSAHLSYPRLSYTRLSCPRLSYPRLSYPRLSCPHLSYPRLSCPRLSCPRLSYPRLSCPCLSCPRLSCPRLSCPRLSCPRLSYPRLSCPCLSCPRLSCPRLSCPRLSYPRLSCPRLSYPRLSCPRLSCPRLSSAHLSYPRLSYPRLSCPRLSCPRLSCPRLSYPRLSCPHLSYPRLSCPRLPAPRLSYPRLSCPCLSCPRLSCPRLSCPRLSCPRLSYPRLSYPRLSCPRLSYPRLSCPRLSCPRLSSAHLSYPRLSYPRLSYPRLSCPCLSCPRLSCPRLSCPRLSCPRLSCPCLSCPRLSCPRLSSAHLSYPRLSYTRLSCPRLSYPRLSYPRLSCPHLSYPHLSCPHLSYPRLSYPRLSCPHLSYPRLSYPRLSCPCLSCPRLSYPRLSCPHLSYPAFLPASCPRLSCPRLSCPRLSYPRLSCPHLSYPRLSCPRLSCPRLSCPHLSYPRLSCPRLSCPRLSCPRLSCPHLSYPRLSCPRLSCPHLSYPRLSCPRLSCPRLSCPHLSYPRLSCPRLSCPRLSCPRLSCPCLSCPRLSSTLLS